One segment of Streptomyces sp. NBC_00576 DNA contains the following:
- a CDS encoding sigma-70 family RNA polymerase sigma factor, translating to MAKQDTPPRWDRKMQQRLARGEAAALGELYDRFASLVHGLAHRVLGDEQAADRVTRDVFAHVWQHPDTYDPKQGPLRSWLATLTHRLAVQRLRQTETAALAQGDPDAPDDTHAGPPASSTGFLEELERRVRRASVAARADYIVTSMPAPLRAALELAYFQRRDYRQTAADLGVTEAEARRRLRLGLQLLSTAHDTGAPGAPPEYGGAV from the coding sequence ATGGCGAAGCAGGACACACCGCCCCGCTGGGACCGCAAGATGCAGCAGCGGCTCGCGCGCGGGGAGGCAGCCGCGCTCGGCGAGCTCTACGACCGCTTCGCCTCCCTCGTGCACGGCCTCGCCCACCGTGTCCTCGGCGACGAACAGGCGGCCGACCGCGTCACCCGCGACGTCTTCGCACACGTCTGGCAGCACCCCGACACCTACGACCCCAAGCAGGGCCCCCTGCGCTCCTGGCTGGCCACCCTGACCCACCGCCTCGCGGTCCAGCGCCTGCGCCAGACGGAAACGGCGGCACTGGCCCAAGGCGACCCGGACGCCCCGGACGACACACACGCCGGCCCCCCGGCTTCCTCAACTGGCTTCCTGGAGGAACTGGAACGCAGGGTCCGCCGCGCCTCCGTCGCCGCCCGCGCCGACTACATCGTCACGTCGATGCCCGCCCCGCTGCGCGCCGCCCTGGAGCTGGCGTACTTCCAGCGCCGCGACTACCGCCAGACCGCCGCCGACCTGGGCGTCACGGAGGCCGAGGCCCGCCGCCGACTCCGCCTGGGCCTCCAACTCCTGTCCACGGCCCACGACACGGGCGCACCAGGGGCACCCCCCGAATACGGGGGTGCGGTGTGA
- a CDS encoding acyl-CoA dehydrogenase family protein, whose protein sequence is MDLSDTPQEAEFRARLREWLGKALPSLPAKPSPDDWPGRRAYDLGWQRTLYDAGYGDVHWGADPAVRMIYLEETEKAGAPYVGANFVGLLHAGPTVAAEGTDEQRAHWLPPMLRGEEVWCQGFSEPDAGSDLAALRTRAWRDGDDYVVSGAKIWTSHAEVADWCELLVRTDPHAPKHRGITWLAMPMDAPGITVRPLRTLAGSNEFAEVFLDEVRVPVANRVGEENDGWRVTMVTLSFERGTAFVGEVVACRRVLAELAVAARENGRWDDPVLRRRLGRLNAEFRALWRLTQWNVSEASEGVPGVGGSVFKLRYSHARQELYEAAAEVLGEGGAALDLEQPWVLDRLSSLSYTIAAGTSQIQHSIVAERVLGLPKGR, encoded by the coding sequence GTGGACCTCTCCGACACTCCCCAAGAGGCCGAATTCCGGGCGCGGTTGAGGGAGTGGCTGGGCAAGGCGCTCCCCTCGCTGCCGGCCAAGCCCTCGCCCGACGACTGGCCCGGACGGCGCGCGTACGACCTCGGCTGGCAGCGGACGCTGTACGACGCCGGGTACGGCGATGTCCACTGGGGCGCCGACCCCGCCGTACGGATGATCTACCTGGAGGAGACGGAGAAGGCCGGCGCGCCCTATGTGGGCGCGAACTTCGTCGGACTGCTGCACGCCGGGCCGACCGTCGCCGCCGAGGGGACCGACGAACAGCGGGCGCACTGGCTGCCGCCCATGCTGCGCGGCGAGGAGGTCTGGTGTCAGGGGTTCAGTGAGCCGGACGCCGGTTCGGATCTCGCGGCGCTGCGCACGCGCGCGTGGCGCGACGGCGACGACTACGTGGTGAGCGGCGCCAAGATCTGGACCTCGCACGCCGAAGTCGCCGACTGGTGCGAGCTGTTGGTGCGCACCGACCCGCACGCGCCCAAGCATCGCGGGATCACCTGGCTGGCCATGCCCATGGACGCGCCGGGTATCACCGTACGACCGTTGCGTACGCTCGCCGGCTCGAACGAGTTCGCGGAGGTCTTCCTCGACGAGGTCCGGGTGCCCGTCGCAAACCGGGTCGGCGAGGAGAACGACGGCTGGCGCGTGACCATGGTGACGTTGTCCTTCGAGCGCGGTACGGCGTTCGTCGGGGAGGTGGTCGCATGTCGCCGGGTGCTCGCCGAACTCGCTGTGGCAGCACGGGAGAACGGGCGCTGGGACGACCCCGTGCTGCGGCGACGGCTCGGGCGGCTCAACGCCGAGTTCAGGGCGCTGTGGCGGCTGACGCAGTGGAACGTGAGCGAGGCGAGCGAAGGGGTGCCCGGGGTCGGCGGGTCGGTCTTCAAGCTGCGGTACTCGCACGCCCGGCAGGAGTTGTACGAGGCGGCTGCCGAGGTCCTGGGGGAGGGCGGCGCGGCGCTGGATCTCGAACAGCCCTGGGTGCTCGACCGGTTGTCCTCACTGTCGTACACCATCGCCGCCGGCACCTCCCAGATCCAGCACAGCATCGTGGCCGAACGCGTTCTCGGGCTGCCGAAAGGGCGGTGA
- a CDS encoding class I adenylate-forming enzyme family protein, whose product MNVVDTAHALGSARTLWELVARRAELTPDRPVFLQDDRSLTFGELRTRSERVAAGLYGMGVRPGTVVAWQLPTRIETALLSFALARLGAVQSPVIPFYRDREVGFALRESKAEFFAVPGVWRGFGHTEMARRLGAKGIFQAYDNDELPDGDPSLLPPPPADGTSVRWIYWTSGTTSDPKGVLHTDRSLIAGGSCLAHALRLTESDVGSMAFPYAHIAGPDYTVMLLLYGFPAVMFEQFALPDALEGYRKHGVTVAGGSTAFYSMFLAEQRKQPGVPVIPTLRLLAGGGAPKPPEVYHSVVREMGVQLTHGYGMTEVPMITMGAPDDTVENLATTEGRPPEGMEIRVVEGEVRLRGEAVCQGYLDPAQTAEAFDADGFLRTGDLGFLTGSGHLVLTGRLKDVIIRKGENISAKEIEDLLHTHPGVGDVAVVGLPDAERGELVCAVVEQPEGAGELTLASLTSYLRSEGLSVHKLPERLELVDALPRGETLRKVLKYKLRERYAEPESSSEPEPAP is encoded by the coding sequence GTGAACGTCGTCGACACCGCACACGCCCTGGGTTCGGCCCGTACCCTCTGGGAACTGGTGGCCCGCCGCGCCGAACTCACCCCCGACCGGCCCGTCTTCCTCCAGGACGACCGCTCGCTCACCTTCGGCGAACTCCGTACCCGTTCCGAACGGGTGGCCGCGGGACTGTACGGCATGGGCGTACGCCCCGGCACGGTCGTCGCCTGGCAGCTGCCCACCCGTATCGAGACCGCGCTGCTCTCCTTCGCCCTGGCCCGCCTCGGCGCCGTGCAGTCGCCGGTCATCCCCTTCTACCGGGACCGCGAAGTCGGCTTCGCGCTACGGGAGTCGAAGGCGGAGTTCTTCGCGGTGCCGGGGGTGTGGCGCGGCTTCGGCCACACGGAGATGGCGCGGCGGCTCGGGGCCAAGGGGATATTCCAGGCGTACGACAACGACGAACTCCCGGACGGCGACCCGTCGTTGCTGCCGCCCCCGCCCGCCGACGGCACCTCCGTCCGCTGGATCTACTGGACCTCGGGCACGACCTCCGACCCCAAGGGCGTTCTCCACACGGACCGTTCGCTCATAGCGGGCGGCTCATGTCTCGCCCACGCGCTGCGGCTCACCGAGTCCGACGTGGGCTCGATGGCCTTCCCGTACGCCCATATCGCCGGCCCCGACTACACGGTGATGCTCCTGCTGTACGGCTTCCCGGCGGTGATGTTCGAGCAGTTCGCACTGCCGGACGCGCTGGAGGGGTACCGCAAGCACGGGGTGACCGTGGCCGGCGGGTCCACAGCCTTCTACTCCATGTTCCTCGCCGAGCAGCGCAAGCAGCCGGGCGTTCCGGTGATCCCCACCCTGCGGCTGCTCGCGGGCGGCGGGGCGCCGAAGCCGCCGGAGGTCTACCACTCCGTCGTACGCGAGATGGGGGTGCAGCTCACCCACGGGTACGGGATGACCGAGGTGCCGATGATCACCATGGGGGCGCCGGACGACACGGTCGAGAACCTGGCGACGACGGAGGGCCGTCCGCCGGAGGGGATGGAGATCCGGGTGGTGGAGGGCGAGGTGCGGCTGCGGGGGGAGGCCGTGTGCCAGGGATATCTGGACCCCGCGCAGACCGCCGAGGCCTTCGACGCGGACGGCTTTCTGCGCACCGGTGACCTGGGATTCCTCACCGGGAGCGGGCACTTGGTGCTCACCGGGCGGCTCAAGGACGTCATCATCCGCAAGGGCGAGAACATCTCGGCGAAGGAGATCGAGGACCTGCTGCACACGCATCCGGGGGTGGGCGATGTGGCGGTGGTGGGGCTGCCGGACGCGGAGCGGGGGGAGTTGGTGTGCGCGGTGGTGGAACAGCCGGAAGGCGCGGGCGAGTTGACCCTCGCCTCATTGACCTCGTACCTGCGCTCGGAAGGGCTGTCCGTGCACAAGCTGCCGGAGCGGCTGGAGCTGGTGGACGCCCTTCCGCGGGGCGAGACCCTGCGGAAGGTGCTCAAGTACAAGCTGCGCGAGCGCTACGCGGAGCCGGAGTCCTCGTCAGAGCCGGAGCCGGCGCCCTAG
- a CDS encoding acyl-CoA dehydrogenase family protein, with the protein MRFQLTEDQWALRDGVRGLLAARFGRERLRAAMEGAGGAEVEPELDRGLWRELGSAGFFSLRLPEEAGGVGLGLPEAVLAFEEAGRVLLPGPLIATHLAAGVVPGAATGEAVVTVVDGGGVVEWLGAADVVRGDAAGAAPMRSVDPLTPLHRVAEPDSGDRTDVLLTSLLTAAEQLGTAARVCELAVQHARTREQFGRPIGAFQAVQHLCAGILVRVEVARAAVYAAAVTVDPADIAAARLLADEAAVRGARDCLQVHGGMGFTWEADVHLYLKRAWVRARRPGSITECEELLAAELLAEAP; encoded by the coding sequence ATGCGCTTCCAACTCACCGAAGACCAATGGGCGTTGCGGGATGGCGTACGGGGGCTGCTGGCGGCGCGGTTCGGGCGCGAGCGGCTGCGGGCGGCCATGGAGGGCGCCGGGGGCGCGGAGGTGGAGCCCGAGCTGGACCGGGGGCTGTGGCGGGAGCTGGGGTCCGCCGGGTTCTTCTCGCTGCGGCTGCCGGAGGAGGCGGGCGGGGTCGGACTCGGGCTGCCCGAGGCGGTGTTGGCGTTCGAGGAGGCGGGGCGGGTCCTGCTCCCGGGGCCGTTGATCGCCACGCATCTCGCGGCCGGGGTGGTGCCGGGGGCGGCGACGGGGGAGGCGGTGGTGACCGTCGTGGATGGTGGTGGGGTGGTGGAATGGCTGGGTGCCGCCGACGTCGTACGCGGGGATGCCGCGGGGGCGGCGCCGATGCGGTCCGTGGATCCGCTCACGCCCCTCCACCGGGTGGCCGAGCCGGACTCCGGCGACCGTACGGACGTACTCCTGACCTCTCTCCTCACCGCCGCCGAACAGCTCGGCACCGCCGCCCGGGTGTGTGAGCTGGCCGTGCAACACGCGCGGACCCGTGAGCAGTTCGGGCGGCCGATCGGGGCCTTCCAGGCGGTGCAGCATCTGTGTGCCGGGATCCTGGTGCGCGTCGAGGTGGCGCGGGCGGCGGTGTACGCGGCCGCCGTCACCGTCGATCCGGCGGACATCGCGGCGGCCCGGCTGCTCGCCGACGAGGCAGCCGTGCGCGGCGCCCGCGACTGCCTTCAGGTGCACGGCGGGATGGGATTCACCTGGGAGGCGGACGTTCATCTGTATCTGAAGCGGGCCTGGGTACGAGCCCGGCGACCCGGTTCGATTACGGAGTGTGAGGAGCTGCTCGCCGCTGAGTTACTGGCAGAAGCGCCGTGA
- a CDS encoding STAS domain-containing protein, with translation MMVAFKVTDGERGGWIVIQVSGEMDLVTSPELRQRVHSAVAAGRHRIVLDLSEVVFCDSSGVGVLIATRRLMRSCQGSLRLILPAQGAADGAHAHHVNRVLGALGVRRLFDVYGDLTTAADETAAPLQAVTPA, from the coding sequence GTGATGGTGGCGTTCAAGGTGACCGACGGCGAGCGCGGCGGCTGGATCGTGATTCAGGTGTCCGGAGAGATGGACCTGGTCACCTCGCCGGAGTTGCGACAGCGGGTGCACAGTGCGGTGGCCGCGGGCCGCCACCGTATCGTCCTCGACCTTTCCGAGGTCGTCTTCTGCGACTCCAGCGGCGTCGGCGTCCTCATCGCCACCCGCCGGCTGATGCGCTCCTGTCAGGGCAGCCTGCGCCTGATCCTGCCCGCGCAGGGCGCCGCGGACGGCGCTCACGCCCACCACGTCAACCGGGTCCTCGGCGCCCTGGGAGTCCGTCGCCTCTTCGACGTCTACGGGGACCTCACCACCGCCGCCGACGAGACGGCGGCCCCGCTCCAGGCCGTCACGCCCGCGTGA
- a CDS encoding ATP-binding protein, producing the protein MQVLQVQLEIRPDPTEVGRARRWARSRIAGSGVADDDPLAETLILLVSELVTNAVVHTGRPAVLRLSFHGVFGAQPGAQPGGQPGVQSCAQGVAGGIVRLEVADLSARPPAPRHAEGDETNGRGLELVDGLADRWGWSPEGIGKRIWCELDRCPAPVPYGDGCGGAATAKSSAGSTGTATANSTATATATATASVYGGMAAYEAV; encoded by the coding sequence GTGCAGGTGCTTCAAGTGCAGCTGGAGATCCGGCCCGACCCCACGGAGGTGGGGCGGGCCCGGAGATGGGCGCGGTCGCGGATTGCCGGGTCCGGGGTGGCGGACGACGACCCGCTGGCCGAGACGCTGATCCTCCTTGTCTCCGAACTGGTCACCAACGCGGTGGTGCACACCGGGCGTCCGGCGGTTTTGCGGCTGTCGTTCCACGGTGTGTTCGGTGCACAGCCTGGTGCACAGCCCGGTGGGCAGCCTGGTGTGCAGTCCTGCGCCCAGGGTGTGGCCGGCGGGATCGTCCGGCTGGAGGTCGCCGACCTGAGCGCCCGCCCGCCCGCACCCCGGCATGCCGAGGGTGACGAGACCAACGGGCGCGGGCTGGAGCTGGTCGACGGGCTCGCCGACCGCTGGGGCTGGAGCCCCGAAGGCATCGGCAAGCGCATCTGGTGCGAACTGGACCGCTGCCCGGCCCCGGTGCCCTACGGGGACGGGTGTGGTGGTGCTGCCACTGCCAAATCCAGTGCCGGCTCCACTGGTACGGCCACTGCCAACTCCACTGCTACGGCTACTGCTACGGCCACGGCTTCCGTGTACGGGGGCATGGCGGCGTACGAAGCCGTCTGA
- a CDS encoding amidohydrolase family protein, with amino-acid sequence MTELPRIISVDDHVIEPAHLFETWLPAKYRDKGPKPFTAGIGELAYVGGKYRITTDPDGPVTDWWQYEDLQFPYKRIIAAVGFSRDEMTLDGITREQMRRGCWDPKARLADMDLNHVEGSLCFPTFPRFCGQTFAEAADKEVALACVRAYNDWMVEEWCGDSGGRLIPLCLIPLWDVELAVAEIRRNAERGVRAVTFSEIPTHLGLPSIHSGYWDPFFAVCEETGTVVNMHIGSSSQMPAASPDAPPAVQASLSFNNAMASMMDFLFSGVLVKFPALKLAYSEGQMGWIPYALERADDVWEEHRAWGGVRDLIPEPPSTYYYRQIFCCFFRDKHGVASIDVVGRDNATFETDYPHVDSTFPHTKEVALDHVKGLDDETVYKLMRGNAIRMLGLDLDK; translated from the coding sequence ATGACCGAACTGCCCCGCATCATCAGCGTCGACGACCACGTGATCGAACCCGCGCACCTCTTCGAGACCTGGCTGCCGGCCAAGTACCGGGACAAGGGGCCGAAGCCCTTCACCGCCGGCATCGGCGAACTCGCCTACGTGGGCGGCAAATACCGGATCACGACCGACCCCGACGGCCCGGTCACCGACTGGTGGCAGTACGAGGACCTGCAGTTCCCGTACAAGCGGATCATCGCGGCCGTCGGGTTCTCCCGGGACGAGATGACCCTCGACGGCATCACGCGCGAGCAGATGCGGCGCGGCTGCTGGGACCCGAAGGCCCGGCTCGCCGACATGGACCTCAACCACGTCGAGGGCTCCCTCTGCTTCCCGACCTTCCCGCGGTTCTGCGGGCAGACCTTCGCCGAGGCCGCGGACAAGGAGGTCGCGCTGGCGTGCGTGCGCGCCTACAACGACTGGATGGTGGAGGAGTGGTGCGGCGACAGCGGCGGCCGGCTGATCCCGCTGTGCCTGATCCCGCTGTGGGACGTCGAGTTGGCGGTCGCGGAGATCCGGCGCAACGCCGAACGCGGGGTGCGGGCCGTGACGTTCTCGGAGATCCCGACGCATCTCGGGCTGCCGTCGATCCACTCCGGCTACTGGGACCCGTTCTTCGCGGTGTGCGAGGAGACCGGGACGGTCGTCAACATGCACATCGGCAGCAGCAGCCAGATGCCCGCCGCCTCCCCGGACGCGCCACCCGCCGTACAGGCCTCGCTGAGCTTCAACAACGCGATGGCGTCGATGATGGACTTCCTGTTCAGCGGAGTGCTGGTGAAGTTCCCGGCGCTCAAACTCGCGTACAGCGAAGGGCAGATGGGCTGGATCCCGTACGCCCTGGAGCGCGCCGACGACGTGTGGGAGGAACACCGGGCATGGGGTGGGGTGCGGGACCTGATCCCGGAACCCCCGTCGACGTACTACTACCGGCAGATCTTCTGCTGCTTCTTCCGCGACAAGCACGGAGTCGCCTCGATCGACGTCGTCGGCCGGGACAACGCCACCTTCGAGACCGACTACCCGCACGTCGACTCGACCTTCCCGCACACCAAGGAGGTCGCCCTCGACCATGTGAAGGGCCTCGACGACGAGACCGTCTACAAGCTGATGCGCGGCAACGCCATCCGCATGCTCGGCCTCGACCTGGACAAGTAG
- a CDS encoding cyclase family protein: MSLPSEFHAIAKRVNNWGRWGADDEIGTLNLITDAVVREAAATVRTGRRIPLALPLQQDGVQTGAIPGRLNPVHAMTQINQELFGPPGSGTVATSDDIVTLGLQCATHWDALAHASHSGKLYNGRPADTITAHSGAEFAGADKARHVVSRGVLLDVARALGVDRLDGGHAVTPEDLEAAEKLAGTRVRAGDIVLVRTGQIQVYLAGDKHGYMYPSPGLSIRTPEWFHARDVAAVANDTLTFEIFPPESEDLWMPVHALDLVEMGMPQGQNWNLEKLSTACGQESRYEFLLSATPEPFTGATGSPVAPVAIL; the protein is encoded by the coding sequence ATGTCATTGCCGTCCGAGTTCCACGCCATCGCCAAACGCGTGAACAACTGGGGGCGTTGGGGGGCGGACGACGAGATCGGCACCCTCAACCTCATCACCGACGCCGTCGTGCGCGAGGCCGCCGCGACCGTCCGCACCGGCCGCCGCATCCCCCTCGCGCTCCCGCTCCAGCAGGACGGCGTCCAGACGGGTGCGATTCCGGGCCGGCTGAACCCCGTACACGCCATGACCCAGATCAACCAGGAGCTGTTCGGTCCGCCGGGCTCCGGAACCGTGGCGACCAGCGACGACATCGTGACCCTGGGGCTCCAGTGCGCGACCCACTGGGACGCCCTCGCCCACGCCTCCCATTCAGGGAAGCTCTACAACGGCCGCCCGGCGGACACGATCACGGCCCATTCCGGCGCCGAGTTCGCCGGCGCCGACAAGGCACGGCACGTCGTCTCGCGGGGGGTGCTGCTGGATGTGGCCCGCGCCCTGGGTGTCGACCGGCTCGACGGGGGACACGCGGTCACCCCGGAGGACCTGGAGGCGGCGGAGAAGCTCGCCGGAACACGCGTACGAGCGGGCGACATCGTGCTCGTACGGACCGGGCAGATCCAGGTGTACCTGGCCGGCGACAAGCACGGGTACATGTACCCCTCGCCCGGGCTGTCGATCCGTACGCCGGAGTGGTTCCACGCACGGGATGTCGCGGCGGTCGCGAACGACACGCTGACTTTTGAGATTTTTCCGCCGGAGTCGGAGGATCTCTGGATGCCCGTACACGCGCTCGACCTGGTGGAGATGGGGATGCCACAGGGTCAGAACTGGAATCTCGAAAAGTTGTCCACAGCCTGTGGACAAGAAAGCCGGTACGAGTTCCTACTGTCGGCGACCCCGGAACCGTTCACGGGCGCCACGGGCAGTCCCGTGGCGCCCGTGGCCATCCTCTGA
- a CDS encoding EF-hand domain-containing protein, translating to MVSSEYGQKIASRFTTFDQDGNGYIDRADFSVAAKALLAEFGTPARSDKGQALYGGAEAFWQGMAGIADRDGDQRITRDEFVNGAVKRLHDNPGRFAEIARPFLHAALAVADLDGDGAATLADTERVLKALGVPEDIAAAAAATLDTDADGRVGETEIVDAFARYFDVSDSD from the coding sequence ATGGTCAGCTCCGAGTACGGCCAGAAGATCGCCTCCCGGTTCACCACGTTCGACCAGGACGGCAACGGCTACATCGACCGGGCGGACTTCAGCGTGGCGGCCAAGGCGCTGCTCGCCGAGTTCGGCACCCCCGCCCGGTCCGACAAGGGCCAGGCCCTTTACGGCGGCGCAGAGGCCTTCTGGCAGGGCATGGCGGGGATAGCGGACCGGGACGGTGACCAGCGGATCACCCGCGACGAGTTCGTGAACGGCGCAGTGAAGCGGCTGCACGACAACCCCGGCCGGTTCGCGGAGATCGCCCGCCCCTTCCTGCACGCGGCCCTGGCCGTCGCGGACCTGGACGGCGACGGCGCGGCGACCCTCGCGGACACCGAGCGCGTCCTCAAGGCACTCGGCGTGCCCGAGGACATCGCCGCCGCGGCCGCCGCCACGCTCGACACCGACGCCGACGGCCGGGTCGGCGAGACGGAGATCGTCGACGCGTTCGCCCGCTACTTCGACGTCTCCGACTCGGACTAG